One Hordeum vulgare subsp. vulgare chromosome 4H, MorexV3_pseudomolecules_assembly, whole genome shotgun sequence DNA window includes the following coding sequences:
- the LOC123450735 gene encoding proton pump-interactor BIP103-like — MTAAEEGHLCLVVQEMPWIEGSDSDVFKYFLLLFQIKRLNHRISHESISLDEEKRLIKEIKTLEKTRPKVSSNAAKRAKMQDTVVERDAIQEQVKIIGDGIDGVKKERQGVRSKIKVLDDEMKVVDGEIALLQEDLNAATARKDKAYGSLTELRKLRDLANASFHQNRIVLNKARELNGSRF; from the exons ATGACTGCAGCAGAGGAGGGCCACCTCTGCCTCGTCGTGCAGGAGATGCCATGGATTGAAGGAAGCGACAGCGATG TGTTCAAGTATTTTCTGTTGTTGTTCCAG ATCAAGAGATTGAATCACCGCATAAGTCATGAGAGCATATCTTTAGACGAGGAGAAGCGGCTGATCAAAGAAATTAAGACCCTTGAAAAAACCAGGCCAAAGGTCAGTTCCAATGCTGCTAAACGAGCTAAAATGCAAGATACAGTTGTTGAAAGAGATGCCATACAGGAACAGGTGAAA ATCATCGGGGATGGTATAGATGGAGTAAAGAAGGAGCGACAAGGGGTCAGGTCTAAGATTAAGGTCCTGGATGATGAGATGAAGGTTGTTGATGGCGAGATTGCTTTGCTTCAAGAAGATTTAAATGCAGCTACCGCTAGAAAGGATAAAGCATACGGGTCATTGACCGAATTGAGAAAATTGCGTGATCTTGCC AATGCATCCTTCCATCAAAACCGCATAGTCCTGAACAAAGCCAGGGAATTAAATGGCAGCAGGTTCTGA